The region AGTTGCCTCTTTTGATGATAATTTAACAGATCTGACTAATAAAATCAAAATATTCACAAAGGAAGATCTTGATCTTACCAAGTCGTACACTCTTTTATTTAATGATTTTGGTACTAGGGCGATTACGGTCGGAAAAGTGGTACGCTCTGATGAATTTGATCAAAAATATTTTTACGATGGATGGCTTGGCAATCAGTATGACAAAAAAGAAACGAAATTCACGCTTTGGGCTCCCACTGCTTCTGAAGCAATGCTTGCCGTTTATCCTGATGCTGCATCTGCGGAAACCAAAGAAATCCCAATGTCTTCAGGCGAAAATGGGACATGGAAAGCAGCTTTAAAAGGAAATCAAGATGGGCTTGTTTATACCTATAAGGTGAAAATCGGCGGTGTATGGACAGAAGCCGTCGACCCCTATGCGAGGGCAGTAACCATAAATGGCGATCGTGGAGTTGTCGTAGATTTATCAAAAACAAACCCAGATCATTGGAACAATCATAAACCTGAATTGATTCATCCTGAGGATGCCATCATTTATGAAGCGCATGTGAGGGACTTATCGATTTCACCAAACAGTGGGATTCAGCATAAGGGGAAATTTTTAGGTGTTGCCGAAAAGAACACGAAAGGGCCAGATGGAGTCAAAACAGGATTGGATCATATTAAGGCATTAGGTGTTACACATGTCCAATTCCTGCCAATATTCGATTTTAACAGCATTGATGAAACCAAGCTGGATCAATCGCAGTACAATTGGGGATATGATCCTAAAAATTATAATGTGCCGGAAGGATCTTATTCAACGGACCCTGCCGATCCTTATGATAGAATCATTGAACTGAAGACAATGATACAAACACTCCATGATAGCAAGCTCAGGATAATCATGGATGTAGTCTACAACCATGTATTCAGTGCAAGTCAATCCAATTTCCAAAAGTTGGTCCCAGGCTATTATTTCAGGTATAACGAAGACGGAACATTGGCCAATGGAACTGGTGTGGGAAATGACACAGCTTCCGAAAGAAAAATGATGAAAAAATTCATTGTCGATTCTGTATCCTATTGGGCCAAGGAATATCATATGGATGGATTCCGATTCGATCTAATGGGAATTCATGATACGGGAACGATGAATGCAGTGAGGGACGCATTGAATAAAATCGATCCAAGCATCATTATTCTTGGAGAAGGCTGGGACCTAAACACACCTTTGGATCCATCCTTGAAGGCGGACCAAAAAAATGCAGAAGATATGCCAGGAATCGCACACTTCAATGACAGTATCCGTGATGCATTAAAGGGAAGTGTATTCAATGACTTGGATACAGGGTTTGTCAATGGAAAACAAGGGGTAGAGGAGATCATGAAGGAAGGCATACAAGCGGGCATCAGCTATCCTGATGACATTGCCACTTACCGCGATCCCGAACAAGTAATTAACTATGTCGAAGCCCATGACAACCTGACACTATGGGATAAACTGAAGCTTACCAACCCAGAGGCTGATGAGGAGACCTTGAAGCAGATGCATAAGCTTGCATCATCCATCCTATTGACATCAGAGGGGATTCCTTTCATTCATGCTGGGCAGGAGTTCATGAGAACGAAGTATGGGGATCATAATAGCTATCAATCACCAGATTCCATAAATCAACTTGATTGGAGCAGGTGCAGAGAATTTAGTTCGGAAGTAGACTATGTAAAAGGCCTAATAGAGCTCCGGAAGCACTATAAATCATTCCGTATGACGACTGCAGGAGAAATAGAGAAACAATTGAAATTCATCCCTGCATCAAAAAATATTGTTGCATACTCATTAAATGCAAAAGCATTGCATGATAAGGCAAATGAGATTGTGGTCATTCACAATGCCAACCAAGAAGAGAAGACGGTAACACTTCCGTATAGCGGAACCTGGCATCTTCTCGTGAATGGAGAAAAATCAGGAATCCGAACAATAAAAATCATCCACGGCAATAAAGTGAATATTTCACCACTATCCACTTTTGTACTGAAAAGGTAATAGAAAAAAGTTGAGCAGGATTTTTTAGATGCGAATTCGTAAAGATTGTTGTTAAAAATCTTACTGCACATTTTAACGCCTAAATAGATGTTTAGCTCGTTGAAATATAGGATCCCGGCTCTTTTCTCGCTTATTCGGCCATTTTAAAGTTTAAAAATTAAATGGACAATCCTTTTTTAGTTGTTAAAGCAACAAAGTTTGAGAAAAGAGCCTTTCAGAAAAACGGCTGTGCACCATTGGAGCACAGCCTCTATTATGTATTAGACTTATCCAGCAAGTCCGTATTTTTTTCGACGATCGGTATATATTTGCCGCAAAACCCAAATGCCTTAATGATGACCTGGTGCCCGTCAATGGTTTCAAAGGTTTTCTCCACTGTATTAAAAATCAAATAACCGTTTTCTATGAAGCTGCTAGTTTGTATGATAGGCACACTATTATCCTCTGAGATAACTTGAGAACACTCATCATTTTGGCAGCTGACATGATAGTTGTCGGATAGCCAATGGTCAAAATCGGAGAGGGTAGGTCTAAGGTATATTGAAAAAATGAAAAAAATCAAGAGACAAAAGCCTATTATTTTTTTTGGCCAACGATTCATGGGATGTACCTCCAACTATGTACTTATAAAAAAATAACATAATTGAAAGAATTTCTCTATCATTCCCGTAATAGATTTCACTTATCATTCTTTTGTCCTATGTGATAGTTTTTTATTTCAATGTGCAAAAAGTGAAGGAGCTTCTAAATAAGAAGAGGGTAACCCAAAAATAGATCATTTGGGCCACCCTCTTCTTATTTATGCCATTCTAATCAATGGAATTGCTGAGAAAGATTAAATCTACTCCTTCCGCGGACGAATTGGTAAGCTTCCTCGCCTCGCTGAAGGGAGCTTGCAGGACATAGAATAGATTTCCTTAAATCAACACTGCACGAAGAAAATACGAATGTATTTTCGAGGAGTCTCGTAGATTCCCTCACAATCACCCAAAATCAAAATTCGAAAATAAAAAGAGAAGCTGACTAGAAAAGGTCATTGACAAATGCCTTTTGAGTCAGCTCCTTCTTTTTATATTATTACTTCATTCCGACCCAGACACTCTTGACTTCTGTATAATTGTCTAATGCATAGGAGCCCATTTCACGTCCGATGCCGGATTGTTTATAGCCCCCGAATGGAGAAGCTGCGTCAAATGCGTTGTAGCAATTGACCCAAACCGTACCTGCGCGGAGCTTGTTGGCAATGTAGTGGCCTTTGGCAATATCACGTGTCCAAACGCCTGCCGCTAATCCATATTCACTATTATTAGCGCGTTCGATCACTTCATCCAAATCTTCATAAGGCATTGCAGAAATGACAGGACCGAAGATTTCTTCCTTGGCAATCGTCATTTCGTCATTTACATCTGCAAAAATGGTTGGAGCAACAAAATAACCTTGTTCGGAAGGTTTAACCCCACCAGCCAATAGTTCTGCACCTTCGCTTAAGCCTTTTTCGATATAGCTCATGACCCGATTTTGCTGTTCTTGGGAAACTAGTGGTCCCATTTCAGTATCTTCATGCAGTCCGAAGCCTTGTTTAATGTTTTTAGCATGTGAAGCCATATCTGCAAGAACATTATCGAAATGTTTCTTTTGGATGAATACGCGAGACCCCGCACAGCATACTTGACCTTGGTTGAACATGACCCCGTTCAACGCACCAGGAATGGCTTTGGACATATCAGCATCTGGCAGGATGATGTTTGGAGATTTTCCGCCAAGTTCCAAAGTGACGCGCTTTAAATTTTTTGATGCGCGGCTCATGATTGTCTTTCCGACTTCAGTGGAACCGGTGAAGGCGATTTTATCCACAAGTGGATGATCGACCAATGGTTGTCCGGCAGTTTCGCCGAATCCAGGAACCACATTCAGTACGCCAGGCGGGAATCCAGCTTCTTCAGCTAATTCTGCAAGATAAAGTGCAGAAAGAGGAGTCTGTTCAGCTGGTTTTAAAACTACTGTACAGCCAGTAGCAAGTGCAGCACCGAGCTTCCACATCGCCATCAACAATGGGAAGTTCCACGGGATGATCTGGCCAACCACACCAACTGCTTCATGTCGAGTGTAGTTGAAGAATGGACCGGAAACAGGAATCGTTTGTCCCACAATTTTCGTTGACCATCCAGCATAATATCTCATATGTTCAATCGCTAATGGAATATCTGCGTTGGCAGTTTCACGGATCGGCTTTCCGTTGTCCAACGTTTCAAGTTGTGCTAGTTCATCTTTGTTTTCTTCCATTAAGTCAGCCAGCTTGTACATGATTCGACTGCGTTTAGCTGCACTCATTTTAGACCAAGGGCCTTCATCGAAAGCCTTTCTTGCAGCTTTTACGGCGCGATCGATATCTTCTGGGCCAGCTTCATATAATGTTGCCAGTACTTCCCCTGTGGCAGGGTTAGGGGTATCAAATGTTTTTTGATTTGCACTTTCGACAAATTCACCATTAATATACAATTTTTTTGTTCCTTGTAGAAACTCTTCAACCTTTTTGTTTACGTTCACCATTAATTGACTCATTTTTTTACCTCCCGATTGTGAAGTTTTATGTACGGCCTTAAGATGAATCGTACAAAATGCATAACGTTTTGATAACGCTTACATATTCCATCGTACTATTAATATTCGCAAAATTCAATGAATTTTTTTCGTCTTTATTAGCCAATACCCGATAAATTTTGAATATTTTCGACGAGAAAGCATAAAAAAACAGGCAAAAAGAAGCTGCCTGTTGGTCCTTTTTCTATTAGCCAAAAAATAAATCGAGGATATTTGACGCTGTGCTGGAATCTTTATTATAAAATTCACAGTACCCGCATTTTTTGCAATATACGACAAGGAATCGATTATTCTGAACATCGAACATTTTTGAAAGCCCGGTTCCGGTGGTTGCAATTTCCTTTTGGCCAGCGTCCTTGCTTCCACACTTAATGCACCCTTTTTCCGTCATTGTCATTTCCTCCTTCATAAGTCTGTAGTAAACTATACGAACAGCCTATGAAAAAGTTTCATTTATATTGCTATAGGTTGCTTGGAGTGAAAAAAGTAATTATACTAACAATTACAAAATGAAAAGAGAGGAAGTCATCAAATGATTCATTACGATTGGACAGAAAGACCAACATTAAAGAAAGTCAAATGCGTACATACAAATGCAGAAAAATATATGGTTAATAATGTATTGACAGAAGGAAACCTTTATGAAGTGAAAAATGAAACGGATGAATATTATTTCGTCATCGATAATAGCGGGAAAATAGGCGGTTTCTATAAGGAATATTTCCAGGACGCATAGAAATTATTAATAAATAGGAATAAACGGAGCTTTCTTGTCAAATCTTATTACATGTAAAAAGATAAGGTTGAATGGAGGAAGTCCACATGACAAATGCACAACAAGCAATCCAACAGGCTAAACAAGCACTGCAGCAAGCCCAGCAAAATACTTTTGGCTCTGTAGATCAACTTGAACGAGCAACAGCAGCCTTGAAAGAATGCATGAACTCAACTGAAGCAGGAGAAAAGGCAGATCAGCTAAGAGATATCCATAATGCTGTGCAGCAAGCCTGCAATGCATGCAAGGAGCCGCATAATCAACAAGCAATTGAAAATTCTGTACAGCAGGCGATGCGAGCTTGTGAACAAGCCGATACAATCGGCGGACAAGAAGGCAGCGAAACAACAATGTAAAGTAAAGAGACTGGTCCATTTATCCTGGGCCAGTCTTTATTTGTTCTTTTAGTTATTGTGCAGTATATCCTCCATCCAAAACAACTGCCTGTCCAGTCACGCCTTTCGCCTGATCACTGCATAAAAAGAGAGCGTAGTCCGCAATCTCTTTTGCAGAAATCAGTCTCTTTTGGGGAACCAACGGGTAAATCACTTCTTCGAAAACTTTCTCAACTGAGATTTTTCGGGTATCAGCAATTCCTTGCAGCTGCTTTTGGACGAGTGGTGTGTCAACATAGCCGGGGCATAGAGCATTTACTGTAATCCCGTTTGGTGCGCTTTCAAGAGCAGCAACCTTCGTTAACCCGATCACACCATGTTTTGCACTGTTATATGCGGCTTTTCCAGCAAAGCCAATCAGACCATTTATTGATGCCATATTGATGATTCGGCCGAAGCCTTGTTCTTTCATGACAGGAAGAACGTTTTTTATTGCTATGAATGGAGCCGTCAGCATGATTTTGATCATTTGTTCAAATTTTTCTGTTGGGAAGTCTTCAATGTCCGCTACGTATTGCAAGCCGGCATTGTTGATTAGCAAATCAATGGTTCCGTACGTTTGTTTGGCCATTTCCAATGCATTGATTATTTCTTCTTCTTTCATGACATTGCAGGCGATCCCTATCGCTTTAAATCCATCTGATTGTAAATCATTTGCAGCCTTAATCGCTGCTTGCTCGTTAATATCAGAAATCACCACATTAGCACCTGCGATTGCAAATTCTTTAGCGATTTCATAGCCGATTCCACTGGCAGCCCCCGTGATAAAAGCTGTTCGGTCCTTCATGTTCATTTTTATTCCCCCAAAACATTTATTATTGACTTATACAAGTGTAATCCTAAGAAAAATATAAGTAAAATACATATAATAAATACCAATGATAACTGTTAGTTATAGGAGTGATAAAAATGGACATCAAACATTTAACATATTTTATAGAGGTGGCAAAGCAAAAGAACTTTACAAAAGCTTCTCATATCCTGCATATTTCCCAACCAGCATTAAGTAAAATGATCAAAAACCTAGAGGCGGAACTTGATGTGACTTTAATCGACCGTACATATAAGAAAATGGAACTGACCGATGCCGGCAAAGTGGTTTATGAGAAAGGAGTGAAGGTTGTTCAATTTATGGCTGATTTGGACCAATCCTTATATGATGTCATCAATTTGAAGAAGGGAACCATAAAAATCGGTCTTCCTCCAATCATTGGCTCACTTTTTTTCCCTGGGATCATGGCTGATTTTCGAAAGAAATATCCGGATGTAGTGATAAAGATTATGGAATTTGGTGCGAAAAAAGTAGAGGACAGCATTGAAGAGGGCCTGATTGATATCGGAGTCGTCCCTCTGCCTGTTAAGGATGATATTTTTGATCAAATTCCATTTCTGAAGGAAGGGATGAGCGTTATTGTCCATGAGTCACATCCACTATCAAAAAGGGATTTCATCCATTTGAAGGAAGTTTCACATGAGAATTTCATCTTATTCAATGAAGATTTTGCATTGCATGATTTAATTATCCAGGCATGTATCAAAGAAGGTTTTTATCCAGAAATCGTGCTTGAAAGTTCGCAGTGGGATTTTCTTGTAGAAATGGTTGCGGTAAATATAGGGATTACTATCCTTCCGAATTCCATTTCTGAAAAGATTGATCTCCCTGCCATTAAAATAGTTCCTTTAAAGCCAGCTTCTCTTCTCTGGGAACTATCTGTAATCATGAAAAAAAACAGGTATGTTCCTTACGTAGGTAAAGCATTTATAGAAGAAATCAAGAATTGGAAACAAGGACTGCCATCATAGCCTAAAGTTATAATAATGATAAAGAATATATATTTTACTCATCTTTAATCCCAGGTGTATAGTATGAATTGCATCAAGATATAAGGAGGAGTCGGAAATGAATAACGACAGATATCAAAAAGGATTAAATAAATTAATGGAATATACAACAGAAGGAAATGAAAAAGTTTCGACGCATTTGAAAATTGTCGATGATCTAAAAGACCTTGCCCCTGATGTCGGAAACTTTATCATTGAATTCGCATATGGTGAGATTTATACAAGACCTGTACTGGATAATCAACAACGGGCATTGATCGTGATTTCTTCCCTTGCCACACAAGGGACAGAACCGCAGCTGGAGCTCCATATCAATACAGGCTTAACATCGGGATTATCTCCTAATATGATAGTGGAATCTATTATACAATTAATTCCTTATACTGGTTTCCCAAGAGTTTTGAATGCATTGCGCGTTGCTAAAAAGGTATTTGCTGAAAGAGATCTGTATCAAGCAAAAGAAGCCTAGTATCGATGAAAAGTGTATGGATGATCATACTTCAGATCATTTTCATCAATTTCTTTTATCTGAGCGGTATTTCTTTGTCAAGTTGGCTGCGTTTACCGATTCCTGGTAGCATGGTTGGCCTGGTCTTACTGTTTGTCTGTTTGAAAATGAAAATTATCAAGATGAAATGGGTTGAAAAAGGGGCTAAATGGCTTGCGGCAGAGCTCCTTTTATTTTTTATCCCATCTTCCGCTGCAGGGATTGCCGGATTTCCGGATGCACTAAGCCTATCTAGTCTGAGGATTATATTCATTATCTTATTAAGCACCTTAATGGTCATGGGAGTTACAGGTGTAGTTGCTGAATTCATTCACAAGAAGAGGAATAGGAATCTTTTATGATATGGTTCGTTCTCGCAATCACTTTATACTATTTGACAAAAAGTATATATATAAAGTATAAAAATCCTTTATTAAATCCACTTATACTTTGCCCAAGCATACTTGCTTTTGTCATTATGATGTCTTGGGTTCCCGCTAAGGAATTCAGCACTGGGACAAAGTCGATCAGCTACTTGCTCGGACCGGCAACAGTATCTTTTGCCGTGCCTGTATATAGGCACTTGGACTTGATCAAGAAATATGCAATTGAATTGATGCTGAGTGTTGCAGCAGGTTCGATCACTGCGGTTATGACCTCTTTTCTCTTAAGCAAGTGGATCCATTTTTCCAGTCAAATGGAGAGCACCATGATTCCCCGATCCATAACGACACCTATTGCCATGGATGTTTCAAAGACGTTAGGCGGCATTCCCACTTTGACGGCCGCTTTCGTCATTTGCACTGGAATCATAGGTTCCATTGTTGGTCCTATTGTCATTCGCATGTGTGCCATTAAAACCCCCATTGCAAAAGGTGTACTGCTAGGGATGGGCGCCCATGGAGCCGGTACATCAAAGGCTTTTGAAATAGGGACAGTGGAAGGGTCAATTTCGAGTATTGCCATGATCCTCGGCGCCCTTGCTACCATTGTCTGGGCATATATTTGGATTCCATTGCTGCTTTCATAATCATTTACACTGGAAGAATTTCAGATGTTATTATAATAGAAGAAATAACTTTCAGGAGGGAAACCAATGCTTGATATTAAATTGCCGAAAGAGCAAAAACAACTTCTAATCGGGAGGATTCAAACCTATTTTTACGAAGACCGGGGTGAAGAAATAGGCGATCTTGCTGCAGAGAACTTTTTTCATTTCATCCTTAAGGAGTTTGGTCCATTTATTTATAATCAGGGAGTACAGGATTCAAAGTTCGTCCTTGAACAAAAAATGGAGAACCTAGATGAGGACCTGGAAGCTTTGAAAAGAATTCCAATGCGATAATGAAGACTTGGTAAAAACGTTTGGTTCACAAAATGTGATCCAAACGTTTTTTTTGTGGTCAAAGCAAAAGAAAGAGGAAAAATGACGAATCATGTCGAATATTTTAGTAAGGACTTAAAGAAAGGAGGAATGAATTAAAGGTATACGTAGACCCCATTTTTTAATCTTCTTGAACACACATTGAATAGTGGAGGGATCAATATGGAATCCTTGCCGACTGACAAAATGCCCCCAGTGACACCGTATACAATCAACCCGGAATTTTTCAACCCTGACCTCGCTAGTGCCTTTTACCGCCGAATCATTGAAATGATCCATATGTTTGAAGCTGAATTGGATGAAACGGAGGAAATCGGAATCAGGCTTGTATCATTCGGCCATTCGATCCAATTTCATATAGAGGATGTCAGCTATTACAACCCAAGCCTGATTACGTTTATCGGCAAGCTCGGGGATGGGGCGAAAGTAAAACTCGTTCAGCATGTAAGCCAAATAAGCTTCCTGTTGATGGCATTGCCGAAGCGCACAGAAAATGCAGCACCGAGAAGGATAGGATTTACTTTGAAAGAAAGTTTGGAAGAATAAGAAGAGGTGGGATTAAGTGGTGGGAGCGAGACTCGAGTCTCAGAACTGAACCGTTGGTCATTTCGAAAAACCCCGGACCAAAGCGAAGAGGCTCACCGGCCGTCCCTCCGAAAGCGAGCATCCTTCCGCGCCGATTAACATGGCACAACCTTTGATGAATAGCAACAAAAAACGTTAGATAAGATCCATAAAAAAAGAGAATGGAAAGATCCATTCTCTTTTGCATATCATCACAGTTAATTATTTTGAAGTAGTCGTTTCTGGCTTATTTTGATATATCTTCTTGGCAATCAACGTTTGTGCTACCAAGAAAACCCCTCCTACTGCCCAATAGAGTGCAAGGGCTGCTGGAGCACTGAAGGATATGACCAAAATCATGATTGGGGAAAGCAATGTCATGAACTTCATTTGTTTTTGCTGTTCCTCTGTCATACCGACCATCGTCACTCGGGACTGGAAGAAGTATGCAATTCCTGCCAGGATGGCCATCGGAATATCAGGTTGTCCAAGGTTGAACCAAAGGAAACTATGTGTAGCAATTTCATGGGAGCTTCGGATGGCATAATATAATCCCATCCAGATCGGCATTTGGATCAGGATAGGCAAACAGCCCATATTTAATGGATTGACGCCGTGCTTTTTATAAAGTCCCATCATTTCAGCTTGAAGCTCTTTTTGCTTGGCTGGGTCTTTTTCCTGTTTCAGTCTCTTTTGAACCTTATCCAACTCAGGCTTCATGACTGCCATTTTGTCTTTCATCTGCTGCTGGTTTTTATAGGTTTTCAATGTAAGCGGCAAAAGTATAGACCTAATCAAAAGAGTAATGATGATGATGGCAATTCCATAGCTTCCTGCTGTAAAGTCTGCAATCATCTTGATGGCTTCAGCAAATGGGGAAACCAATGATTTATGAAAGAAGCTATCATTATTGGTAGCTGCTGAGCAAGCTGATAATAAAAATGTAGATCCTGCTAACATTAAAATAGTAATAAGACGTTTCAAAATATATCCTCCTCAAATTATCTTTCAGTTGTTAGTATGAGTAGAGAAGGAGCAAATGATCATCTTGATCATCATTCGGCCGCTCTTTCCTTTTAACCGTTTTCAATATCCACATAATAACAGGCGTATAAACCGTTGATTTCAGGTTCTCAGTCTTGGATTCCGATTTGAATGAACCAGAAACTGTTGGACGTACGCCATCTTGTGTGATAGGTTGATCAATAAACCAACGCCATGTTTTAAAGACGGTGAAGCTAAAAATAATACTTACATAAAAGGAATACACGACCGGATCACTTGTCAATTCGAACAAATAGTCCATTTCCGTTCGCCACCTTCAATCTTGTCTGTTTGAGTATAGCTTATTTTTATTCCATTCTCAAATTCTTTTTCAACAATCATACGAAAAATTCATATAAAAGTTTCAAGTATTTCATAATTTCTTCAATATTGGCTCTGTTAAACACCGCTGTTAATTTCCAGGCAAGCCCTCCTCGATTGGCTGCGGGGCATCACCTGTCTTGCTCTGGGGCTTAGGGGCTCGAGGTCATAAGCCGATTCTGTCAAAAAGGCAAAGGATGCCTTTCAGTCAGATTGGTCTTATGCTTGTCGCCCCTAGGCAAAGCCCCGCCGCTTTTCGAATTGTCCCGCTAATCCCGCCGGAGTCTTCGTCTTGCACTCCAATCAACAGCTGGAAACAGGCTAATATCAACACCAAGCTTTAACAGAGGCTCAATATTATTAATAAAATACTTTTTTCATAAGGAGTGTTGTTTTCAAAAATTTTTCTTAATGATAATACATCACCTAGTATTGATTGATGGACCAGCCTGCAGCGAGAATCAACTGTGAAAAAGCTTAATAATAATGTAAGCGGAGTGAGAGCGTTGAGCCAAAAAAATCATTTGATTTATCCCATATTGGAAAACGAAGCAAGCATCGAGTTTCAAATTGTAAGCAAGAATAACATCTTGTCCAAACATGCGGTCCGATTCACTGTGAAATTTAACGAAGAACGCGACGGTGATCGGTATAAGAGTACTATTTTCCTTAATAATCTACATTTAAAAATCGAAAAAAACAAAAATTCCTTTTTGATACATATTGTTCCGAAAGTCGATTTAGAACCAAAACTGATTAAACAACGAAGTCTAATCTCAAATCCTTCTTTCTTTTTGCCCTTGGCATATTCCTGCAACGTCTCGATGGCCATCATGGGCAAACGACAAGTTGATCAATATATGGCTGCGGTTTCTGAAGCATTAAAAACATTTATTAAAGAAACGATAATGAATAACTAGTCCGTAAGGTTTGCATTGAAAACGGTTAACAAGATAAAATACCCCATGTCAATAATGAATCGTAGAGAGGAATAGGATTTATGAATATACAAACAGAAATTCAAGAATTAGTAAATGATAGAAGAAAAAAATTCAGCCAATCCATTGATAATGGCCTGGTTGGAAATAGTGGATATAAAGCTGCCGAAGAATCCATTTTGATCGATGCCATCACTGCATTGGCTATCGGGAAGAATGTCCTTTTGAAAGGGCCGACGGGTTCCGGGAAAACCAAATTAGCCGAAACATTGTCCAATTTATTCAAGCAGCCGATGCACAGCATCAACTGTTCGGTGGATTTAGATGCAGAAGCGATGCTGGGTTATAAGACAATCAGTCATAAGGAAGGGGTAAGCGGGATAGAGTTTATCGAAGGTCCTGTCATCAAAGCGATGAAAAAAGGCCATCTTTTATATATAGATGAAATCAACATGGCCAAGCCTGAGACTTTGCCTATATTAAACGGTGTCCTCGATTACCGCAGGACAATCACCAACCCATTCACCGGGGAAGTCATTACAGCAGACGGAAGCTTTGGAGTAGTTGCAGCCATCAATGAAGGTTATGTTGGAACAGTTCCGTTAAATGAAGCGCTTAAAAATAGGTTTGTCATTATCGAAGTGCCTTATATTCAACGGGAAGTGCTTAAGGAGGTTCTTCAACAGCAAAGCAGGCTGCAAGATCCCAAACTGATTGATAAGTTCGTCACCCTGTCCAGTGACCTGATCATCCAAGTCAATAATGGACAAGTTTCAGAAGAGGCCGCATCCATCCGCGCCTTGATCGACGCATGTGATTTAGCGGTATACCTTCCGCCATTAAGGGCCATCCAACGTGGAATCGTTGATAAGGTGGAGGATGAAAGAGAAAGAGCAGCCATCTATAATATTGCCCAGACGCTGTTTGAGTGAGGGAATGGCCATGCAGCGATTCATACAATTCAATGATGAAAAAATAGATTCCATGCTATTCATGGAATTGACCGATTTGGCAAAGACGTTGGCAAAAGACGAAGAATATGAAGTTGAGTTCGGTGTGCAGTCATATTTGGATTTAATTGGTAAAAAAGTATATGTAAGCCACTTCTGGAATCATCGGACGCAAGATGAAATTTGGGCAGGAATGAAGAGCGATGTATTCTT is a window of Falsibacillus albus DNA encoding:
- a CDS encoding carboxymuconolactone decarboxylase family protein → MNNDRYQKGLNKLMEYTTEGNEKVSTHLKIVDDLKDLAPDVGNFIIEFAYGEIYTRPVLDNQQRALIVISSLATQGTEPQLELHINTGLTSGLSPNMIVESIIQLIPYTGFPRVLNALRVAKKVFAERDLYQAKEA
- a CDS encoding CidA/LrgA family protein → MKSVWMIILQIIFINFFYLSGISLSSWLRLPIPGSMVGLVLLFVCLKMKIIKMKWVEKGAKWLAAELLLFFIPSSAAGIAGFPDALSLSSLRIIFIILLSTLMVMGVTGVVAEFIHKKRNRNLL
- a CDS encoding LrgB family protein; the encoded protein is MIWFVLAITLYYLTKSIYIKYKNPLLNPLILCPSILAFVIMMSWVPAKEFSTGTKSISYLLGPATVSFAVPVYRHLDLIKKYAIELMLSVAAGSITAVMTSFLLSKWIHFSSQMESTMIPRSITTPIAMDVSKTLGGIPTLTAAFVICTGIIGSIVGPIVIRMCAIKTPIAKGVLLGMGAHGAGTSKAFEIGTVEGSISSIAMILGALATIVWAYIWIPLLLS
- a CDS encoding DUF2164 domain-containing protein, which gives rise to MLDIKLPKEQKQLLIGRIQTYFYEDRGEEIGDLAAENFFHFILKEFGPFIYNQGVQDSKFVLEQKMENLDEDLEALKRIPMR
- a CDS encoding DUF6173 family protein; protein product: MESLPTDKMPPVTPYTINPEFFNPDLASAFYRRIIEMIHMFEAELDETEEIGIRLVSFGHSIQFHIEDVSYYNPSLITFIGKLGDGAKVKLVQHVSQISFLLMALPKRTENAAPRRIGFTLKESLEE
- the yidC gene encoding membrane protein insertase YidC, with translation MKRLITILMLAGSTFLLSACSAATNNDSFFHKSLVSPFAEAIKMIADFTAGSYGIAIIIITLLIRSILLPLTLKTYKNQQQMKDKMAVMKPELDKVQKRLKQEKDPAKQKELQAEMMGLYKKHGVNPLNMGCLPILIQMPIWMGLYYAIRSSHEIATHSFLWFNLGQPDIPMAILAGIAYFFQSRVTMVGMTEEQQKQMKFMTLLSPIMILVISFSAPAALALYWAVGGVFLVAQTLIAKKIYQNKPETTTSK
- a CDS encoding ATP-binding protein, encoding MNIQTEIQELVNDRRKKFSQSIDNGLVGNSGYKAAEESILIDAITALAIGKNVLLKGPTGSGKTKLAETLSNLFKQPMHSINCSVDLDAEAMLGYKTISHKEGVSGIEFIEGPVIKAMKKGHLLYIDEINMAKPETLPILNGVLDYRRTITNPFTGEVITADGSFGVVAAINEGYVGTVPLNEALKNRFVIIEVPYIQREVLKEVLQQQSRLQDPKLIDKFVTLSSDLIIQVNNGQVSEEAASIRALIDACDLAVYLPPLRAIQRGIVDKVEDERERAAIYNIAQTLFE